The following coding sequences lie in one Thalassoglobus polymorphus genomic window:
- a CDS encoding AAA family ATPase: MNSGQQAIEKAQMLTDNVLTPMKRAFVGKDEIIDLLAVSLVGRENLFLMGPPGTAKSALVNHLAARIQGKSFDYLLTRFTEPNELFGPFDIRKLREGELITNKEGMLPEADLIFLDELLNANSAVLNSLLMALNERIFRRGRETIQMPMLMVVGASNQLPEDEALRALFDRFLLRVVCDNVPQEQLQDVIAAGWTLEQQRAESNGHANSDHANETVSVDDIRLIQSAVNQVDVSTVRQPYVELVQRLRHAGVTVSDRRAVKFQRLLAASALLCGRMVANPSDLWILRYTWETEEQQEVLATLVSEAINRASGEVNDSPHPRSKSNHAPDAEALALDLDRIERRLEQELGATDLSYVQDQLSVLSGRCEWVDSEQTKTFLKDRLKIIWDRLM, translated from the coding sequence ATGAATTCAGGGCAGCAGGCGATTGAGAAAGCACAGATGCTCACTGACAATGTGCTGACGCCGATGAAGCGGGCATTTGTTGGTAAGGATGAAATCATCGACTTGTTAGCGGTTTCGCTGGTGGGGCGTGAGAATCTGTTTCTCATGGGGCCACCTGGGACTGCGAAGAGTGCGTTGGTGAATCACCTGGCTGCGCGGATTCAGGGAAAGTCGTTCGACTATTTGCTCACTCGATTTACCGAACCGAACGAGCTTTTCGGTCCGTTCGATATCCGTAAGCTTCGCGAGGGTGAGTTGATCACGAACAAGGAAGGAATGCTTCCTGAAGCAGACCTGATTTTTCTGGATGAATTGCTCAATGCAAATAGTGCTGTACTGAATAGTTTATTGATGGCACTGAATGAACGCATATTCCGGCGAGGTCGTGAAACGATTCAGATGCCGATGCTGATGGTCGTTGGAGCGAGCAATCAACTCCCGGAAGATGAAGCGCTTCGGGCATTGTTTGATCGATTCCTGTTGCGAGTCGTGTGTGACAACGTTCCGCAAGAGCAACTGCAAGATGTCATCGCAGCTGGGTGGACGCTCGAACAACAGAGAGCGGAAAGTAATGGACATGCAAATAGTGATCATGCCAACGAGACAGTGAGCGTCGACGATATTCGGTTGATTCAGTCCGCTGTCAATCAGGTGGATGTGTCAACTGTTCGGCAGCCGTATGTCGAACTGGTCCAGCGATTGCGACACGCAGGCGTGACAGTCTCGGATCGTCGAGCTGTGAAGTTTCAACGATTACTCGCAGCGAGTGCTTTGTTGTGCGGGCGAATGGTTGCGAACCCGTCAGACTTGTGGATTCTCCGCTACACCTGGGAAACAGAAGAACAGCAGGAAGTTTTGGCGACACTGGTTAGTGAGGCAATCAACCGCGCCTCCGGTGAAGTTAATGATTCACCTCATCCAAGGTCAAAGTCGAACCATGCTCCGGATGCCGAAGCGTTGGCACTCGACCTGGACCGGATTGAACGACGGCTCGAACAGGAATTAGGAGCAACGGATCTGTCCTATGTGCAAGATCAACTGTCAGTGCTGTCCGGTCGTTGTGAGTGGGTTGATAGTGAACAGACGAAGACGTTTTTGAAAGACCGTTTGAAAATAATTTGGGACCGACTTATGTAG
- a CDS encoding ComEA family DNA-binding protein produces the protein MPTKTAPDEPHLQDETESVQPILIRDEVEEPSLGLRQSDRVFLVTVTLFCGLLAAIIFLSRPYSGFETVEIRHLQPEGFTFQLDINTATWVEWMQLDGVGETTARKIILDRETNGPFSSLTDVQRVNGIGPARIKKMLPNLTCASCEE, from the coding sequence ATGCCCACCAAGACAGCCCCAGACGAACCGCATCTTCAGGATGAAACGGAATCAGTTCAACCGATTTTGATTCGGGATGAAGTCGAGGAACCGTCACTTGGGCTACGACAGTCAGATCGAGTTTTTCTGGTCACCGTCACTCTGTTTTGCGGTCTCCTCGCTGCGATCATCTTTTTGAGTCGGCCTTATTCAGGTTTTGAGACCGTTGAGATTCGGCACCTGCAACCGGAAGGCTTCACGTTTCAGCTCGACATCAATACCGCAACATGGGTTGAATGGATGCAGCTTGATGGAGTCGGCGAGACCACTGCCAGGAAGATCATTCTAGACAGAGAAACGAACGGCCCTTTTTCGTCCCTCACAGATGTGCAGCGAGTCAACGGGATCGGCCCCGCGAGAATCAAGAAAATGTTGCCGAATCTGACCTGCGCGTCATGCGAAGAGTGA
- a CDS encoding YkgJ family cysteine cluster protein, whose protein sequence is MAKKAKKRREDLKPGEVLCSYCTAKCCRYFAFPIDKPKKQADFDHLRWYLLHGRVAIFVEDGTWFLMVYSDCKHLQDDHRCGIYETRPQICRDYTTDNCEYEDDGIYDMLFETPEQIWEYAQAVLPMKSGRTFSSEPVSAREVALPLLG, encoded by the coding sequence ATGGCGAAGAAAGCCAAAAAACGTCGCGAAGATTTGAAACCGGGTGAAGTGCTATGCTCGTACTGCACAGCCAAATGTTGCCGGTATTTCGCATTCCCGATTGATAAGCCGAAAAAACAGGCAGACTTCGATCACCTGCGATGGTATCTGCTGCATGGTCGAGTCGCGATCTTTGTGGAAGACGGGACATGGTTTTTGATGGTCTATTCTGACTGCAAACATTTGCAAGACGATCATCGATGTGGAATTTATGAAACTCGTCCGCAAATTTGTCGCGACTACACGACCGACAATTGTGAATACGAAGATGACGGTATCTACGACATGCTTTTCGAGACGCCCGAACAGATTTGGGAATATGCTCAGGCAGTGCTCCCGATGAAAAGTGGGCGAACATTCTCCTCTGAACCGGTCTCTGCCCGTGAAGTGGCATTGCCGCTTCTTGGTTGA
- the hisS gene encoding histidine--tRNA ligase produces the protein MIKPQTLKGFRDSLPELMMAREHLMEIARKVYRSYGYSPIDTPALEYSEILLGKGSDETDKQLFRFQDQGDRDVAMRFDLTVPFARFAAQHIGKLGTPFKRYHIGSVWRAEKPQKGRYREFIQCDFDTIGTDANASDIETLLVIHDLMEAIGFNKFAIRINHRQLLNGLLEKLGVLEHSVGILRALDKLLKIGREKVIAEMVDAVGITPEQAAGVLDFAQLEGSSEEILAQVEELLDGNEPGLLGVSKLRELFESCRTAGIADERIVLDVSIARGLDYYTGTIYETFLTDLPGIGSVCSGGRYDNLAGLFTKEKLPGVGASLGLDRLLAAMEELGLIDTATTPAQVFIAMFDQERLGDYLKVGRELRAAGIANEVYPQARKVQKQFQYANRKGFRAVVIAGSDEFEKGVWTVKDLEKGEQAEVPAAELHSYLHRLLSN, from the coding sequence TTGATTAAGCCACAAACTCTCAAAGGTTTCCGCGACTCTCTTCCTGAACTGATGATGGCTCGCGAGCATTTGATGGAAATTGCCCGCAAAGTGTATCGGAGTTATGGGTACAGCCCCATCGATACTCCAGCACTTGAATACAGTGAAATTTTGCTCGGCAAGGGAAGCGACGAAACGGACAAGCAACTCTTTCGATTTCAGGATCAGGGAGATCGTGATGTTGCCATGCGGTTTGATTTGACGGTTCCGTTTGCACGATTCGCTGCTCAGCACATTGGAAAACTGGGGACACCATTTAAGCGTTATCACATCGGGTCTGTCTGGCGTGCAGAGAAACCGCAAAAAGGCCGATACCGTGAATTCATCCAATGTGACTTTGACACCATCGGCACCGATGCCAACGCGTCGGACATCGAAACGTTGTTGGTCATTCACGATTTGATGGAAGCGATCGGATTTAACAAGTTCGCAATTCGTATCAATCACCGGCAACTTCTCAACGGGTTGCTGGAAAAACTGGGAGTCCTTGAACACTCCGTCGGAATTTTGCGTGCACTTGATAAGCTCTTGAAAATTGGCCGAGAGAAGGTCATCGCTGAGATGGTCGATGCCGTTGGAATTACGCCTGAGCAAGCTGCCGGTGTTCTCGATTTCGCCCAGTTAGAAGGCTCGTCTGAAGAGATTCTCGCGCAAGTTGAAGAATTGCTCGACGGCAATGAACCTGGATTACTTGGTGTCTCGAAGCTGCGAGAGTTGTTCGAGAGTTGCCGAACTGCTGGAATTGCCGACGAGAGAATCGTTCTCGATGTCTCCATCGCCCGTGGGCTCGACTACTACACAGGGACAATCTATGAGACGTTCCTGACTGACTTGCCCGGAATTGGAAGTGTTTGTTCCGGTGGACGATATGATAATCTGGCTGGTCTCTTTACGAAAGAAAAACTCCCCGGAGTCGGAGCAAGTTTAGGTTTAGACCGGCTTCTTGCAGCGATGGAAGAATTGGGATTGATCGATACAGCGACCACTCCTGCTCAAGTTTTCATCGCAATGTTCGACCAGGAACGGTTGGGAGATTATTTGAAGGTTGGTCGAGAACTCCGAGCGGCAGGGATCGCGAACGAGGTCTATCCACAGGCAAGGAAAGTCCAAAAACAGTTCCAGTATGCGAACCGCAAAGGATTTCGGGCAGTGGTCATCGCTGGTTCCGACGAGTTCGAGAAAGGAGTCTGGACGGTGAAGGACTTAGAAAAAGGTGAACAAGCCGAAGTTCCTGCAGCGGAGCTTCATTCCTACCTTCACCGACTCTTGAGCAATTAG
- a CDS encoding APC family permease, with protein sequence MNSSNVTEKLSTEQQISGQPKLKRQIGVFNATLLGLGSILGTGVFVSIGISAGVAGPAVVLAIPLAALVALFNGMSSAQLAANHPVSGGTYEYGYKWLTPALGFTAGWMFLVAKSASAATAALGFASYSKSLFPGLSSVPTVPLAIGTVAALTGLVLLGIRRTSLVNTLIVSVTVGSLLWLILFGLPHVERKNFASVGVDGGLFSVGFVESIALMFVAYTGYGRIATLGEEIHDPRRNIPVSILTTLAVTVLLYVGIAFVAVGVLGSRELAEATSSSGTPLVQVAKSIQLSGGAMVLQVGAITAMLGVLLNLILGLSRVVLAMGRRGDLFQITTKIDKSGETPYVAIVAVGIFVGLICLLGDLKLVWSFSAFTVLIYYSITNLCALRLSKEERLYSGLISIAGLCSCLFLAFWVEPIVWQFGIVILLAGLFWHAIARKFHR encoded by the coding sequence ATGAACTCCTCAAACGTCACTGAAAAACTATCCACCGAGCAGCAAATCTCCGGGCAACCAAAATTAAAACGCCAGATCGGCGTTTTCAATGCGACGCTTCTCGGATTGGGATCAATCTTGGGAACGGGTGTGTTTGTGAGCATCGGAATCTCAGCTGGCGTTGCAGGGCCAGCTGTCGTTTTGGCAATTCCGCTGGCTGCTCTCGTTGCACTCTTTAATGGGATGAGCAGTGCTCAACTGGCAGCCAATCATCCCGTCAGTGGGGGGACCTATGAATACGGCTACAAATGGTTGACCCCTGCTCTCGGTTTTACCGCTGGGTGGATGTTCCTGGTGGCAAAATCAGCTTCTGCGGCCACGGCTGCACTGGGGTTTGCATCCTATTCAAAAAGTTTATTTCCCGGACTCAGTAGTGTCCCAACAGTTCCGTTGGCAATTGGAACTGTGGCAGCCCTCACCGGGTTAGTGTTGCTGGGAATTCGTCGCACATCATTGGTCAATACCTTGATCGTTTCGGTGACCGTTGGAAGCCTGCTCTGGTTGATTCTCTTTGGTCTGCCTCATGTTGAGAGGAAAAACTTCGCGAGCGTGGGAGTCGACGGAGGACTGTTTTCTGTGGGGTTTGTCGAATCGATCGCGCTCATGTTTGTTGCCTACACGGGCTATGGCCGGATTGCAACGTTGGGTGAAGAGATTCATGATCCGCGTCGGAATATTCCAGTTTCGATCCTGACGACATTGGCAGTGACAGTTCTTCTCTATGTCGGTATCGCTTTCGTTGCGGTCGGAGTTCTCGGAAGCCGGGAACTTGCCGAGGCGACCAGTTCAAGTGGGACCCCTCTTGTGCAAGTTGCAAAATCGATTCAACTTTCCGGGGGAGCGATGGTTCTTCAGGTTGGAGCAATCACTGCCATGTTAGGAGTTTTGCTCAACCTGATTCTCGGTCTTTCGCGCGTCGTGCTGGCAATGGGACGCCGTGGGGATCTCTTTCAAATTACAACAAAGATTGATAAATCCGGAGAGACGCCCTATGTGGCGATTGTGGCAGTCGGGATATTCGTAGGTTTGATCTGCTTGCTTGGCGACTTGAAACTTGTCTGGTCTTTCAGCGCTTTTACAGTCTTGATTTACTATTCGATTACGAATTTGTGTGCATTACGACTTTCGAAAGAGGAGCGGCTGTATTCAGGCCTGATCTCGATCGCCGGGCTTTGCTCTTGTCTGTTTCTTGCCTTTTGGGTCGAGCCAATTGTCTGGCAGTTTGGCATCGTGATCTTGCTTGCAGGCTTGTTTTGGCATGCAATCGCCAGAAAATTTCATCGTTAA
- a CDS encoding PSD1 and planctomycete cytochrome C domain-containing protein, with amino-acid sequence MKQLIFLSMLCITLCGPYSHPAHAEIDFVKEIQPIFKKRCYECHGNDTQEAGLRLDQKADALAGGDSGQIIKPNKSSESLLIKLVSGEDADRVMPPDGENLTPEEITKIETWIDEGAHWPDGIDPKKEKSKHWAYQPLSGPLPADATLSDYQPLDQFILAGLKSKKITPNPIADRYTLIKRLYYDLLGLPPSVEDVEAFVNDQREDSYEKLVDRLLASNHFGERWGRHWLDKARYADSDGYEKDRPRYNAWKYRDWVINAINTDMPFDQFTVEQIAGDQIENASPEQLLATAFHRQTLTNTEGGTDQEEFRVAAVFDRVETIGAVWLGLTVGCARCHSHKYDQISQREYYQLFAFFNNGDETTTKLASSEQALKEYQTKKAAYDAQLKKLQAPVEKRQNELKPGFNEWMAELQRKYEAEGLEQKTVTLNNEGVDSKTGTLQKQADGTVIAVRDQETQDTYELTYSSPTSDPFEISGIRLEALTDDSFPKNGPGRSSGGNFVLSEITADIIAANGEALRRKFKAASADFSQKGFEVAQAIDGEETTKGWAISPQTGKPHTATFTFEKPISADELSKSKLLIRLSQQYSSSLHTLGKFRISFLAASGAELVALPENIKKILPIEPAKRNKKQQNELLSYFVSLDPEFKKLNGRVAAHQKKAPFNPEMVVRVVQTRAKDPRETHILKRGDFLQPLGPVVPDTLEILPELQVAAEANPTRLEFAKWLISGENPLPPRVFVNQVWSHLFGRGLVQTANDFGVRGEPPTHPELLDWLSIQFIESGWSRKQLIKTIVLSETYQRSSVHRPELADIDPTNKLLYRQNRFRVEAEIIRDLYLSASGLLEPRIGGPSVFPPLPPDIAAVSYANNFKWGNSDWNSRPDRPHGVAPKDDIYRRGIYTFFKRTAAHPNLITFDCPDSNTTSVERNASNTPLQALQTLNNNVFMDAARAMAGKILNDSSLSTDQERLSKLFRVTVTRPPTGEELTVLNGLLSDSKAYYEKSSEEAVALANVEEKSEAQQKAAWITVSRMVLNLDEFITRE; translated from the coding sequence ATGAAACAGCTCATTTTTCTTTCGATGCTGTGCATCACTCTATGTGGTCCGTATTCTCATCCTGCACATGCAGAGATTGACTTCGTTAAGGAGATTCAGCCGATCTTCAAAAAGCGATGCTACGAATGCCATGGGAATGACACACAGGAAGCCGGCCTGCGACTTGATCAAAAAGCGGATGCGTTAGCAGGAGGGGATTCCGGACAAATCATCAAGCCGAATAAATCTTCCGAAAGCTTGTTGATCAAATTGGTTTCGGGAGAAGATGCAGACCGCGTCATGCCCCCTGACGGTGAAAATCTGACACCGGAAGAAATCACAAAAATTGAGACCTGGATCGATGAAGGAGCTCACTGGCCGGATGGGATCGATCCCAAAAAAGAGAAGTCGAAACACTGGGCCTATCAACCGCTCTCCGGCCCCTTGCCTGCCGACGCAACGCTGTCAGATTATCAGCCGCTGGATCAGTTTATTCTTGCCGGGTTGAAGTCCAAGAAGATCACCCCCAACCCAATCGCAGATCGCTACACGCTCATTAAAAGGCTGTATTACGACCTTCTCGGCCTGCCACCCTCGGTTGAAGATGTTGAGGCCTTCGTGAACGATCAACGTGAAGACTCCTACGAGAAGCTTGTCGATCGACTACTCGCCTCGAATCATTTCGGCGAACGATGGGGACGGCATTGGCTCGACAAGGCACGCTATGCGGACTCCGACGGATATGAAAAAGATCGCCCCCGATACAATGCCTGGAAGTATCGCGACTGGGTGATCAACGCCATCAACACCGACATGCCCTTTGACCAGTTCACGGTTGAGCAAATCGCTGGTGACCAAATTGAAAACGCTTCGCCAGAGCAACTCCTCGCGACAGCCTTTCATCGTCAGACATTAACGAACACTGAAGGTGGGACCGATCAGGAAGAGTTTCGTGTTGCAGCCGTCTTTGATCGAGTTGAAACGATCGGAGCGGTCTGGCTCGGACTCACGGTCGGATGCGCCCGTTGTCACTCTCACAAGTACGATCAAATCTCACAGCGAGAGTATTATCAACTCTTCGCCTTCTTCAACAACGGTGACGAAACAACAACGAAACTTGCGAGTTCTGAACAAGCTCTGAAAGAGTATCAAACCAAAAAGGCAGCCTACGACGCGCAACTCAAAAAGTTACAGGCTCCCGTTGAGAAGCGTCAGAACGAGTTAAAACCAGGTTTTAATGAATGGATGGCTGAGTTACAAAGAAAGTACGAAGCCGAAGGTCTGGAGCAGAAGACAGTCACATTAAATAACGAGGGAGTCGATTCCAAGACAGGAACTCTTCAAAAACAGGCAGACGGAACAGTCATCGCTGTCCGAGATCAGGAGACTCAAGACACGTATGAACTGACCTATTCGAGTCCAACATCCGATCCATTTGAGATTTCTGGAATCCGACTCGAAGCGCTCACCGACGACTCATTTCCGAAGAACGGACCTGGACGATCAAGTGGCGGGAACTTTGTTTTAAGCGAAATCACCGCAGACATCATTGCTGCAAACGGTGAGGCACTTCGACGAAAATTCAAGGCAGCTTCTGCCGACTTCAGCCAAAAGGGATTTGAAGTCGCTCAGGCGATTGACGGAGAAGAAACGACAAAGGGCTGGGCGATCTCCCCTCAAACCGGGAAGCCACACACTGCGACGTTCACGTTTGAGAAACCGATCTCCGCAGATGAACTCTCAAAAAGCAAATTGCTGATCCGACTCTCGCAGCAGTATTCATCGAGCTTACACACACTCGGAAAGTTCCGAATTTCATTTTTAGCTGCTTCTGGGGCTGAGTTAGTAGCGCTTCCAGAGAACATCAAAAAGATCCTTCCAATTGAACCGGCAAAACGAAACAAGAAACAACAAAACGAACTATTGAGTTACTTCGTTTCCCTCGATCCCGAGTTCAAAAAATTGAACGGACGGGTCGCTGCTCACCAAAAGAAAGCACCATTCAATCCCGAAATGGTCGTACGGGTCGTGCAAACTCGCGCGAAAGATCCCCGAGAAACGCATATTTTGAAACGTGGAGACTTCTTACAACCTCTGGGGCCGGTTGTTCCAGACACTTTGGAAATCCTCCCCGAACTGCAAGTTGCCGCCGAGGCAAATCCGACACGGCTCGAGTTTGCCAAATGGTTAATTTCCGGAGAAAACCCGCTTCCTCCGCGTGTCTTTGTGAACCAGGTTTGGTCACATCTGTTTGGGCGCGGACTTGTTCAAACAGCCAATGATTTTGGAGTTCGTGGCGAACCGCCGACGCATCCTGAACTTCTCGACTGGTTGTCAATTCAGTTCATTGAGTCTGGATGGAGTCGCAAACAGCTCATCAAAACGATCGTTCTCTCTGAGACATACCAACGTTCGTCGGTTCACCGTCCTGAACTCGCAGACATCGATCCTACGAACAAGTTGCTGTATCGGCAGAATCGTTTTCGTGTCGAAGCAGAGATCATCCGTGATTTGTACTTGAGCGCCTCCGGCTTACTCGAACCTCGAATTGGCGGGCCAAGCGTTTTTCCTCCTCTCCCTCCAGACATTGCTGCCGTGAGTTATGCAAACAATTTCAAATGGGGAAATAGCGATTGGAATAGCCGTCCAGACCGACCACACGGCGTGGCCCCCAAAGACGACATCTACCGCCGAGGGATCTACACCTTCTTCAAGCGGACAGCCGCGCACCCAAATTTGATTACTTTTGATTGCCCAGATTCCAACACAACCAGTGTCGAAAGGAACGCCTCGAACACTCCGCTACAAGCATTGCAAACTCTCAACAACAATGTCTTTATGGATGCAGCTCGTGCGATGGCAGGGAAGATTCTCAACGATTCCAGCTTGTCGACGGATCAAGAACGATTGTCAAAACTCTTCCGCGTCACAGTCACGAGACCTCCAACAGGCGAGGAACTCACCGTACTCAACGGTCTGTTAAGCGACTCAAAGGCATATTACGAAAAGTCCTCTGAAGAAGCCGTCGCCTTAGCCAACGTGGAAGAAAAATCAGAAGCCCAACAGAAGGCTGCATGGATTACAGTCTCTCGAATGGTCCTGAATCTGGATGAATTCATTACCCGAGAATAA
- a CDS encoding ion transporter: MQQKQRAAWRERLYVIIFEADTRAGQWFDICLLVAILLSVGAVSIETVEGLTQQQQDLLNAIEWGFTILFTIEYVLRLLSVRRPLNYAFSFYGIVDLISVLPTYFTPISGSRSFAVVRSFRLLRVFRIMKLIHLTSESEELARAVWSARSKIIVFLTVVLITVTISGTAMYEIERIASPADTGLPIETQFTSIPQSIYWAIVTMTTVGYGDIVPQTTPGKFVSALLILVGYSLIIVPTGFVSAEFVDLKKAAKTSNQTCPYCMAEGHLRDAEYCRKCGKPLESNESLGAT, translated from the coding sequence ATGCAACAGAAACAACGAGCAGCTTGGCGGGAACGTCTTTATGTCATCATTTTTGAAGCCGATACTCGCGCTGGCCAATGGTTTGATATTTGTCTGCTCGTCGCCATTCTACTGAGCGTGGGTGCCGTCTCAATTGAAACCGTGGAGGGGCTGACTCAACAGCAGCAGGACCTGCTCAACGCAATAGAATGGGGATTCACCATTCTATTCACAATCGAGTATGTGTTGCGACTTCTCTCTGTTCGACGACCGTTAAATTATGCGTTCAGCTTTTATGGTATCGTCGATTTAATCTCAGTCCTGCCGACGTATTTCACCCCCATCTCGGGGTCACGATCATTTGCCGTGGTCAGATCATTCAGACTGCTGCGAGTCTTCCGTATTATGAAGCTGATTCATCTGACCAGTGAATCCGAAGAACTGGCACGTGCGGTCTGGAGTGCGCGATCGAAAATCATCGTGTTCCTCACGGTCGTACTGATCACTGTGACGATATCCGGGACTGCGATGTACGAAATCGAACGCATCGCCAGCCCCGCTGACACTGGCTTACCCATTGAAACTCAGTTCACTTCGATTCCTCAATCGATCTATTGGGCAATCGTGACGATGACAACCGTCGGCTATGGTGACATCGTTCCTCAAACCACGCCGGGCAAATTCGTCTCCGCACTTTTAATTCTGGTCGGTTACAGCTTGATTATCGTCCCGACAGGATTCGTTTCAGCTGAGTTTGTTGACCTGAAAAAAGCTGCGAAAACTTCAAATCAAACGTGTCCGTACTGCATGGCAGAAGGACACCTGCGGGATGCCGAGTATTGCCGAAAGTGCGGGAAACCATTGGAAAGCAATGAATCTCTGGGCGCAACCTGA